Sequence from the Saccharomyces paradoxus mitochondrion, complete genome genome:
TTATAATTATTTTTTAATAATATATATAATTTAATATATTAATGAATATTATATAATTATTAAATATATTATAATATTATTATTATTTTATAATAAAAATATTTTTAATACAAATTATTATTATTTATTATTTATAAATATATAATAGTATATTTAGTATTATTAATACTAAATAAAATATAATTATAATTAGGATCTAACAATACATTTATCTGATTAATATTAATATTAATATTTATATTAATAAACGGGTTAAATTAATTGTATCCAATTTAATTAAATTATAGGTATATTATTTATAATATTAATATATTGTTTTATTAAAAAGATAAAAATAGTTTTTATTTTATATATAAATATAGGATATAAATAAATATATTATAGTTCCAATTGGGCCCCGGTCACGGGAGCCGGAACCCCGAAAGGAGAATATATTAAGAATATATTTATATTTTACATATAATTATTTATAATATAAATATTTCCATAAAACCGGACTAATGTAATTATTTAATAATTTATTTAATAATTTATTAAAATAAATATTTACATTTGATAATATTTATATTATGTCAGTTATTTTATATTAATGTTTAATCTATTATAATATTTTTTTATAAATATATTATTTATTTATATTAATTATATATATATATTATTTTTATAATATATATATATTTTTATTAAATATTTATTAAATATTTATTAAATTATTATAATGTTGTTATTAATCTTATATAAAAAATATATAAAAAAATGCCACAATTAGTTCCATTTTATTTTATGAATCAATTAACATATGGTTTCTTATTAATGATTCTATTATTAATTTTATTCTCACAATTCTTTTTACCTATAATTTTAAGATTATATGTATCTAGATTATTTATTTCTAAATTATAATATTATTTATATGATTTATTTATTTAAATAAACATAATAAAATTATTCTATTAATAAAAAATAATATTTATGTTTATTTATATATATATAATAATTAATAATTTATATATTTATATATTTATATATTTATATTGAATACAATTTAATCGAATAGTATTATATTATATTATTCATCAAATAATATTAATATTTATTTCATAAGTAAATAACAATATTATATATTATTATATAATTATAATATATTAATTTAGAAATAAAATATTAATAAGAATTATATATTATATATTATATTAATAAGGAGGTTTTTACCATTAATAAATTATTATTATTTTTAATAATCATTTATGATTTATTATTAATAAATAATATATGGTTAAGGATTCTTTATTAATTGTAATAAATTAATAATTATAAAAATTCTTATATTAATAAAAATTATTAAAT
This genomic interval carries:
- the atp8 gene encoding Atp8p codes for the protein MPQLVPFYFMNQLTYGFLLMITLLILFSQFFLPMILRLYVSRLFISKL